In a single window of the Candidatus Omnitrophota bacterium genome:
- a CDS encoding ATP-grasp domain-containing protein, translating to MKKVGLTYDLKTDYEFKKNDPPDANAEFDHPSTVKIIAKAIEANGFQVKKIGNASRLMGNMDKLDVDIVFNISEGLIGRNRESQVPMLLEMAGIPFVGADALSLAVSLDKIMAKKVFIADGINTPKFMEIKSGDSLNGLNHMKFPLFVKPRFEGSSKGLSETSRVENRGELMKQVEHVISTYKQPALVEEFIRGEEFTVAIVGNDPPEVLPIVQIKIDGQLNLKDKFYTFGHIHDDKLEYVCPAAISDSLKKKIMEQAIKTYNAIECRDFGRVDFRVDEKGVPYVLEINPLPSLSTEDVFMLVAKNIGISYEAIIGRILKAAISRYKTN from the coding sequence ATGAAAAAAGTCGGACTCACTTACGATTTAAAGACAGATTACGAATTCAAGAAAAATGACCCGCCGGACGCTAACGCCGAGTTCGACCATCCTTCCACTGTTAAGATAATCGCCAAGGCTATCGAAGCCAACGGTTTTCAGGTAAAAAAGATAGGCAATGCATCCCGTCTTATGGGGAATATGGATAAGCTGGATGTGGATATCGTCTTTAATATATCCGAAGGGCTTATCGGCCGGAACCGCGAGTCTCAGGTGCCTATGCTCCTGGAGATGGCCGGGATCCCCTTTGTCGGGGCGGATGCTTTAAGCCTGGCTGTGTCTTTGGACAAGATCATGGCCAAGAAGGTCTTTATCGCCGACGGGATCAATACCCCGAAGTTCATGGAGATAAAATCAGGCGATTCCCTTAACGGCCTTAACCATATGAAATTCCCTCTTTTTGTCAAGCCGCGTTTTGAGGGCTCTTCCAAGGGGCTTTCCGAGACATCCCGGGTGGAAAATAGGGGAGAGCTGATGAAACAGGTCGAGCATGTGATCTCGACCTATAAGCAACCGGCTCTGGTCGAGGAGTTTATTCGCGGCGAAGAGTTCACCGTGGCGATCGTTGGTAACGACCCTCCTGAGGTCCTGCCGATCGTGCAGATCAAGATCGACGGGCAACTTAACCTGAAAGATAAATTTTATACCTTCGGCCATATTCATGACGATAAATTGGAGTATGTCTGCCCGGCGGCCATAAGCGACAGCTTGAAGAAAAAGATAATGGAGCAGGCGATCAAAACCTATAACGCGATCGAATGCCGCGATTTCGGCAGGGTGGATTTTCGGGTCGATGAGAAAGGCGTGCCGTATGTGCTGGAGATCAACCCGCTGCCGTCTCTATCTACCGAAGATGTTTTTATGCTGGTCGCTAAGAATATAGGGATTTCTTATGAGGCGATCATCGGCCGGATACTGAAAGCCGCAATCTCGAGGTATAAAACAAATTGA
- a CDS encoding UPF0280 family protein, whose product MKTEGYKKRYYRGRVNAGDLFKIRVAVKDTDLLILTDKPADKRFIESKIIFYRDKIEEYVNYKDRRFIAALKPIAVESTSHRIIKEMAVQSAKANVGPMASVAGAIAQFLGRDLLAKGFRDVIIENGGDIFMKSTRPVKVGLYAGKNKRLNKINVKIQPERSPLGICTSSATIGHSVSFGNADSAVVIADSAVLADALATAVCNMVKSRDDIGRAIAFGSSIKGVRGIMIILSDTLATWGQVELSR is encoded by the coding sequence ATGAAGACAGAAGGATATAAGAAACGATATTACCGCGGCAGGGTTAATGCCGGCGATTTGTTCAAGATCCGCGTAGCGGTCAAGGACACGGACCTTTTAATATTGACCGATAAGCCGGCGGATAAAAGATTTATTGAATCAAAGATAATCTTTTACCGGGATAAGATCGAAGAGTATGTCAATTATAAAGACCGCAGGTTTATTGCGGCTCTTAAACCGATAGCCGTGGAATCGACCAGCCACCGGATAATTAAAGAAATGGCTGTTCAGTCGGCAAAGGCGAATGTCGGGCCGATGGCTTCTGTCGCCGGGGCGATCGCCCAGTTCTTGGGCCGGGACCTGCTGGCTAAAGGTTTCCGCGATGTGATCATCGAGAACGGCGGCGATATATTTATGAAGAGTACCCGCCCGGTCAAGGTCGGTTTATACGCGGGTAAAAACAAAAGGCTTAATAAAATAAACGTGAAGATACAGCCGGAACGGTCTCCTCTGGGGATCTGCACTTCTTCGGCGACTATCGGGCATTCGGTAAGTTTCGGCAACGCGGACAGCGCGGTGGTCATCGCGGACAGCGCGGTATTGGCGGATGCCTTGGCTACCGCCGTCTGTAATATGGTAAAATCCCGGGATGACATCGGCCGCGCTATCGCCTTCGGCAGTTCTATAAAAGGGGTCCGGGGGATAATGATAATTTTAAGCGATACTCTGGCCACCTGGGGACAGGTTGAATTGTCCCGTTAA
- a CDS encoding HAD family phosphatase, giving the protein MAGKIKAVIFDLGNVLIDLDPRVSAEKLSGCANKSVGDIYGIFSRPQLIRPFEEGSIPPEEFFVQVKAALCLEMGFEQFKDIWNGVFFFKPDNRRVYELIRRLYPNYIVALLSNTNQLHFEYLRSEFPVFDHFHQILLSYELGLVKPDPMIYRKTLSILRVDPTEAFYADDRPEMIEAAGRIGIRAFVFKGYSQLLQDLADCGVNSGR; this is encoded by the coding sequence GTGGCGGGCAAAATAAAAGCGGTGATCTTTGATCTGGGCAATGTACTTATCGATCTGGATCCCCGCGTATCCGCAGAAAAGCTCTCCGGATGCGCGAACAAGAGCGTAGGCGATATCTACGGGATCTTTTCCCGGCCGCAATTGATCCGGCCTTTTGAGGAAGGCAGTATCCCGCCGGAAGAATTCTTCGTCCAGGTCAAGGCGGCGCTCTGCCTCGAGATGGGTTTTGAGCAGTTTAAAGATATCTGGAATGGGGTATTCTTTTTTAAGCCTGATAACCGCCGGGTCTATGAATTGATCAGGCGGCTGTATCCTAATTATATCGTAGCCCTCCTTTCAAACACAAACCAGCTGCATTTTGAATACCTGAGATCCGAATTCCCTGTTTTCGATCATTTTCACCAAATCCTGCTTTCATATGAGCTGGGTTTGGTCAAGCCTGACCCGATGATCTACCGAAAAACGCTGAGCATTCTAAGGGTTGATCCGACAGAAGCTTTTTACGCGGATGACCGTCCGGAGATGATCGAAGCGGCCGGCAGGATAGGGATCCGCGCATTTGTGTTCAAAGGGTACAGCCAATTGCTCCAAGACCTGGCTGATTGCGGCGTTAATTCCGGCCGCTGA
- a CDS encoding PAC2 family protein yields the protein MEGIKIKKRPRLKNPCLIVGWPGMGEVAFKAVSYLIDKLKAEEFAEIPSGEFFYLTESVIREGVIDIPALPFSRFYYHKDKSGKGDLVFMLSDAQPDLAKAEEYCKRIIALAKSFKIKKVIGFAAMPQPVDHNHPANVWFTATEQKIIAELKKSDINLLREGQISGLNGLFLGMAKQEGLGGFCLLGEIPLYTIQIENPKAAYAVLDALNKILNIKLDLSELITQARAMEAQINSLFDHLKLAPAPGPIGDDEIEKIKKSLSQLTKLPQSIKEKIEKLFTQADLDISKANELKSELDKWSVYKEYEDRFLDLFKKTKGKNN from the coding sequence ATGGAAGGAATAAAGATAAAAAAAAGACCAAGATTGAAAAATCCCTGCCTTATTGTGGGCTGGCCTGGTATGGGTGAGGTGGCTTTTAAAGCTGTATCATATCTGATCGATAAATTAAAAGCGGAAGAATTTGCCGAGATCCCTTCGGGAGAGTTCTTTTACCTGACCGAAAGCGTTATCCGCGAAGGCGTGATTGATATTCCCGCGCTGCCTTTCAGCAGGTTTTATTACCACAAAGATAAATCCGGCAAAGGCGACCTGGTGTTTATGCTCAGCGACGCCCAGCCTGATCTGGCTAAGGCCGAAGAATACTGCAAGAGAATAATCGCCCTTGCGAAAAGTTTTAAAATAAAAAAGGTAATAGGTTTCGCGGCAATGCCTCAGCCTGTAGACCATAATCATCCGGCGAACGTTTGGTTCACAGCTACCGAGCAGAAGATCATCGCTGAACTTAAGAAATCCGACATAAACCTTTTGCGCGAAGGGCAGATCAGCGGCTTGAACGGCCTTTTTCTGGGTATGGCTAAACAAGAAGGGCTGGGCGGGTTCTGTCTTTTAGGCGAGATCCCTTTATATACGATACAGATCGAGAACCCTAAGGCCGCGTACGCGGTTTTGGATGCGTTAAATAAGATATTGAATATAAAGCTGGATCTGTCTGAGTTGATCACTCAGGCCCGTGCCATGGAGGCGCAGATCAACAGCCTTTTTGACCATCTGAAATTGGCCCCTGCCCCGGGTCCTATAGGCGATGATGAAATAGAAAAGATCAAAAAGTCTCTCAGCCAGCTGACCAAACTGCCGCAGTCGATAAAAGAAAAGATCGAAAAACTCTTCACCCAGGCCGATTTGGATATTTCAAAGGCCAATGAGTTAAAAAGCGAATTGGACAAGTGGAGCGTTTATAAGGAATACGAAGACAGATTCCTGGATCTTTTTAAAAAGACAAAAGGAAAGAATAATTAG
- a CDS encoding M20 family metallopeptidase, whose translation MANKKRLLELMQDLIRRDSQNPPGNELSVAAFVRGYLNKLGVRTTEYAFAKGRGNIIGRLPGKKGGRSLLITPHLDTVPVGKSWSFDPFRAKIVGPRMYGLGTTDCKCNLACGLEAINIIVENNIRLDYELIFAATADEESGSELGLIPLLKKGILKPDAAVVLDADDFEIVITQKGLMHLKVKVKGRKAHGAYPWLGVNAIDKSLEIIAGLKKLGFAKKKNKYLHPPTLNIGTIKGGDKVNVVADWCEFELDFRFLPGEYGEDILKRVKKTVRKYTRDFEIEVEGIQRPYFIPREHKLVESLAGAMNRMNIKPMIRGSEGATVITFFQDKGIPAIATGFGSEGQAHMADEYVRVENLYRGADVLVNFLQRYQDPVLKTNAGK comes from the coding sequence ATGGCTAATAAAAAACGTTTGCTTGAACTTATGCAGGACCTGATCAGGCGGGATTCCCAGAATCCTCCGGGCAATGAACTCTCTGTGGCGGCTTTTGTCCGCGGGTATCTAAATAAACTGGGGGTCAGGACAACGGAATATGCCTTCGCGAAGGGAAGGGGCAATATCATCGGGCGCCTTCCAGGGAAAAAGGGCGGCCGGTCGCTTTTGATCACCCCGCATCTGGATACTGTTCCTGTCGGCAAAAGCTGGAGTTTTGATCCGTTCAGGGCCAAAATTGTTGGGCCCAGAATGTACGGCTTGGGAACTACCGATTGCAAGTGCAATCTCGCCTGCGGCCTGGAGGCGATAAATATAATCGTTGAAAATAACATCCGCCTGGATTATGAGTTGATCTTTGCCGCTACCGCTGATGAGGAAAGCGGCTCAGAGCTCGGGCTTATCCCGCTGTTGAAGAAGGGTATATTAAAGCCGGACGCGGCAGTCGTCCTTGATGCCGATGATTTTGAGATCGTGATCACCCAAAAAGGCCTGATGCATCTTAAGGTCAAGGTAAAAGGCCGGAAGGCGCACGGGGCTTACCCCTGGCTGGGGGTTAACGCCATTGATAAGTCCCTGGAGATCATTGCCGGGCTGAAGAAGCTGGGTTTCGCGAAGAAAAAGAATAAATATCTTCATCCTCCGACGCTGAATATCGGGACCATTAAAGGCGGGGATAAGGTGAATGTTGTGGCGGATTGGTGCGAGTTCGAGCTGGATTTCCGTTTTTTACCCGGGGAATACGGCGAGGATATCCTAAAACGCGTAAAAAAGACTGTCCGTAAATATACCCGTGATTTTGAAATAGAGGTTGAAGGTATCCAGAGGCCTTATTTTATCCCGCGGGAGCATAAACTCGTGGAATCCCTGGCCGGGGCGATGAACCGGATGAATATAAAGCCGATGATCCGCGGGTCTGAAGGCGCCACAGTAATAACTTTTTTTCAGGATAAAGGTATCCCGGCCATTGCCACGGGTTTTGGCTCGGAAGGCCAGGCGCATATGGCTGATGAATACGTCAGGGTGGAAAATCTTTACCGCGGAGCGGATGTGCTGGTGAATTTTTTACAACGATACCAAGACCCGGTCTTGAAAACCAATGCGGGCAAATAG
- a CDS encoding zinc ribbon domain-containing protein: MPLYEFECVKCGNKFEYLVRRAGEEVVCPKCRHGKPKKLFSVFAFSSDSGSSSSKCGGCSSHNCSSCGH, encoded by the coding sequence ATGCCTCTTTATGAGTTTGAATGCGTAAAATGCGGGAATAAATTCGAGTATCTGGTCCGTAGGGCAGGCGAGGAAGTGGTTTGCCCTAAATGCCGCCATGGAAAACCGAAGAAGTTATTCTCCGTTTTCGCTTTTAGTTCAGATTCGGGCAGCTCTTCATCGAAATGCGGGGGATGCTCTTCGCATAACTGCTCTTCTTGCGGGCACTGA
- a CDS encoding BamA/TamA family outer membrane protein: MTGSAIKVKVVLFFVFLILALPSRYLLAGEFPRYEIDAVIDTAAHKIKARQKVVFVNNSDIPLNEACFHIYPHREYTQSDISFLYRYAGYFKVNPFPEGFQSGDLRVEKAFSGQDSLKFSEFGQDQTILKVELVRQVDPGESCEINLVFNVDIPHSYGRFGWHRKIISLNRWYPLLSVHDNQGWHNYPFYIYHHPYFSDAAYYSLKLTLPQKEVVAATGVLNNEQLNADGTKSLYFETEAPVRDFAVGISPDFLVHSLDDQGIRINSYYLKGDETRARDAAENARDLMRFNSRRFGEYPYSQFSIVPNYLGYGGDQSSAFIFIDTRVYKLPRFLDRYFDFLISHETSHQWFYNIIGSDEYREMFMDEGMNSYWVLEYLESRYGKNAQVLDLPKLIKPFIPNFSFRDSTALRYIFMAKSGLDRPVIGELSSFQEPSSIFALTYGKGSAILDMLKGQIGEAVFNRVIGRYASEFRFKNISLKEFIRICNEESGRDLNWFFEQWLKTSKICDYAVKEVRPDKVTLENRGQIQMPVAARVTFADGSSKDYDWDGKNKYFFIPLRENKIKSVQIDPDDLITLDLDRTNNSWPKKTHFKLVPLYLFVYELPVLLPQDSYNLVAGPQVGGSSLGLGASAQKPFDGLVRLSSVYDFNGKAFDSTLGYEFPHLFNQQTAVGFEIFDYESSKAGNDVSGGKLYLRKELWPASYGVFDSNDHFTIYLVRDQKLESTASFNGKEEINNLHYRKREEAIAGVTGTFGRYGPYADPVRGWKVIPTQEFAGHFLGGTEDFWRSSAELDNYRLIFPKYQHTAASKIKLGCGGPADKKLFQLGGAEGLRGYGMKTIEGSQMFLSSLEYRLPLSTDIKMYSPGNIFSLDKVQAVAFFDAGKAWYSDFDSADFKKDAGVGLRLHFDMVGFLEKAVLRIDFARAINDPKEDPHLWFGISQAF, translated from the coding sequence ATGACAGGATCCGCGATAAAAGTTAAAGTTGTTTTGTTTTTCGTATTTCTTATCCTGGCACTGCCTTCCCGTTATCTCCTCGCCGGGGAATTCCCCCGCTATGAAATAGATGCCGTTATCGATACCGCCGCGCACAAAATAAAAGCTCGGCAGAAAGTGGTCTTCGTGAATAATAGCGATATCCCCTTGAACGAGGCCTGCTTTCATATCTACCCTCACAGGGAATATACGCAGTCGGATATAAGTTTTCTGTATCGTTACGCCGGATATTTCAAGGTTAATCCTTTTCCCGAGGGGTTCCAGTCAGGGGACCTGCGGGTCGAAAAGGCATTCTCAGGCCAGGATTCGCTTAAGTTCTCGGAATTCGGCCAAGATCAGACTATCCTTAAGGTCGAATTAGTCCGCCAGGTGGATCCCGGAGAATCTTGCGAGATAAACCTGGTTTTTAACGTGGATATCCCGCACAGCTACGGAAGGTTCGGCTGGCATAGGAAGATCATCAGCCTGAACCGGTGGTATCCCTTGTTGAGCGTTCATGACAACCAGGGTTGGCACAACTACCCTTTTTATATTTACCACCATCCTTATTTCAGCGACGCGGCATATTACAGCCTGAAACTGACCCTGCCTCAGAAAGAGGTGGTTGCCGCGACCGGCGTTCTTAATAACGAACAGCTCAATGCTGACGGGACAAAGAGCCTGTATTTTGAAACAGAGGCTCCGGTCAGGGATTTCGCCGTCGGGATTTCCCCGGATTTCCTGGTTCACTCGCTTGATGATCAGGGGATCAGGATCAATTCTTATTATCTCAAAGGGGATGAAACAAGAGCCCGGGACGCGGCGGAAAACGCCCGCGACCTGATGCGATTCAATTCTCGGCGTTTCGGGGAGTATCCTTACAGCCAGTTCAGCATCGTCCCTAATTATCTGGGTTACGGCGGTGATCAGTCTTCCGCTTTCATATTCATCGATACCCGGGTGTACAAACTGCCGCGGTTCCTTGACCGTTATTTCGATTTTCTTATCTCCCACGAGACCAGCCACCAGTGGTTTTATAACATCATCGGCTCCGACGAATACCGTGAGATGTTCATGGATGAGGGGATGAATTCCTACTGGGTCCTGGAGTATCTGGAATCCCGGTACGGAAAGAACGCCCAGGTCCTGGACCTTCCTAAATTAATTAAACCGTTCATCCCCAATTTCTCTTTCCGGGACTCTACAGCGCTGCGCTATATTTTTATGGCTAAATCCGGGCTTGACCGGCCGGTGATCGGTGAGCTGTCCAGTTTTCAGGAGCCTTCTTCGATATTTGCCCTGACCTACGGCAAGGGTTCGGCCATTCTGGATATGCTCAAAGGCCAGATAGGCGAAGCTGTGTTTAACCGGGTGATCGGCAGGTATGCTTCGGAATTCAGGTTTAAGAATATAAGCCTTAAGGAATTCATCCGTATTTGTAATGAGGAATCAGGCCGGGATTTAAATTGGTTCTTTGAGCAGTGGCTGAAGACCAGCAAGATCTGCGATTACGCGGTAAAGGAAGTGCGGCCGGATAAAGTTACCTTGGAGAACCGGGGCCAGATCCAGATGCCTGTGGCCGCGCGGGTCACATTCGCAGATGGCAGCAGTAAGGATTATGACTGGGACGGTAAAAATAAGTATTTTTTTATTCCTCTTCGGGAAAATAAAATAAAGTCAGTGCAGATTGACCCGGATGATCTTATTACCCTTGATCTTGACCGGACAAATAACTCCTGGCCCAAAAAAACGCATTTTAAGCTGGTGCCGCTTTATTTATTCGTGTATGAGTTGCCGGTATTGTTGCCTCAGGATTCTTATAACCTGGTCGCCGGGCCGCAGGTTGGCGGCTCTTCACTTGGGTTAGGGGCTTCGGCGCAAAAACCTTTTGACGGCCTGGTCAGGCTCAGTTCGGTATATGATTTTAACGGAAAGGCCTTTGATTCCACCCTGGGCTATGAATTCCCCCATTTATTCAACCAGCAGACAGCCGTGGGTTTCGAGATTTTCGACTATGAATCAAGCAAAGCGGGCAACGACGTCTCCGGAGGTAAACTGTACCTGCGTAAAGAGCTCTGGCCGGCAAGTTACGGGGTGTTCGATTCCAACGATCATTTCACTATATACCTGGTCCGGGACCAAAAACTGGAAAGCACCGCCAGTTTCAACGGCAAAGAAGAAATTAATAACCTCCATTACCGTAAAAGAGAAGAGGCTATTGCCGGGGTAACCGGGACATTCGGCAGGTATGGCCCGTATGCCGATCCGGTTCGCGGCTGGAAGGTTATTCCTACTCAGGAATTCGCCGGACATTTTCTGGGAGGGACTGAGGATTTCTGGCGCAGCAGCGCGGAATTGGATAATTACCGGTTGATCTTTCCGAAATATCAGCATACTGCCGCCAGTAAAATAAAGCTGGGTTGCGGCGGACCGGCGGATAAGAAATTATTCCAGTTAGGCGGGGCTGAAGGGCTGCGGGGTTATGGGATGAAAACTATAGAAGGCTCGCAGATGTTCCTTTCCAGCCTTGAATACCGCCTCCCGCTTTCCACGGATATTAAGATGTATTCTCCTGGGAATATCTTTTCCCTGGATAAGGTCCAGGCTGTGGCTTTTTTTGATGCAGGCAAGGCCTGGTATTCTGATTTTGATAGCGCGGATTTCAAGAAAGACGCAGGAGTAGGCCTGAGGCTGCACTTTGACATGGTCGGGTTCCTGGAAAAAGCCGTTTTGAGAATAGATTTCGCCAGGGCCATAAATGACCCCAAAGAAGACCCGCATCTCTGGTTCGGGATAAGCCAGGCGTTTTAA
- a CDS encoding endonuclease III domain-containing protein yields MKLGFKDIYKRLFARFGPQYWWPADSAFEVMIGAILTQNTSWTNVEKAIRSLKKNKVLSPAKLYGLCDKRLAQFIRPSGYYNLKALRIKNFLAFFIRDYKASVKRMAAVRTSILREQLLSVKGIGPETADSILLYALAKPVFVVDAYTKRIFSRHKIIAADPEYHSVQGIFMRNLPADVGLFKEYHALIVRLAKEFCFKNNPKCRICPLKENDRIRDKS; encoded by the coding sequence ATGAAGCTGGGATTTAAGGATATTTACAAAAGATTATTCGCTCGTTTTGGGCCGCAATACTGGTGGCCGGCGGACTCCGCGTTTGAGGTGATGATAGGAGCTATTCTTACCCAGAATACCAGTTGGACAAATGTAGAAAAGGCGATAAGAAGCCTTAAGAAGAATAAAGTCCTGTCCCCCGCGAAACTTTACGGTCTTTGCGATAAAAGGCTGGCGCAATTTATCCGGCCGTCGGGATATTACAACCTTAAGGCCCTCCGGATCAAAAATTTCCTGGCTTTTTTCATCAGGGACTACAAGGCCAGCGTGAAAAGGATGGCCGCGGTAAGAACATCCATACTGCGTGAACAGCTGCTTTCGGTGAAAGGGATCGGTCCGGAGACTGCGGATTCGATCCTGCTTTACGCTTTGGCTAAACCGGTTTTTGTGGTAGATGCTTATACCAAAAGAATCTTTTCCCGGCATAAGATCATCGCCGCGGACCCGGAGTATCATTCTGTTCAGGGGATATTTATGCGCAATCTCCCCGCAGATGTCGGATTATTCAAGGAATACCACGCGCTGATCGTCAGGCTGGCCAAGGAATTCTGTTTTAAGAACAATCCGAAGTGCCGTATATGCCCGTTGAAAGAAAATGACAGGATCCGCGATAAAAGTTAA
- a CDS encoding PilZ domain-containing protein has translation MAKKILSAERRQYIRLDSVFPVQFRLVSIDGLQFLSDWIQGFTHNISKGGILLDSGNLDSHVRGLLKTGNYAVLLRIRMPLNRPAVDAQARIAWVKEDPEDRLRFFIGLSYEKINPLAQAKIIQYARAKKLFLPFILTIISVLIAGFVIGGYVNMQLVKGNKALVQQLVNILQESSIAKQKIKDISREKEDLHLKIGALQLRLQNIDEEKALLEEKARQGELKVQQEEERARLEDAKNKDRLKELNATVEKLAKEKSAFQEELLGLQHKENKVTEELLRLDERKVVLEKANFDKMYRWLTVHQNQRTGMVMSFEGDNELANWAFIYDQSLALQAYTNFSDFERSNKLMDFFVKKAKRQGGMFYNAYYVSDGTPAEYILHCGPNIWLGIAVLQYGHKTGDPKYLHLAEEIAQPIMALQAEDKDGGIRGGPDVTWYATEHNLDGYAFFNMLYKATGKQVYLDARDKMLNWLIRNTYNQQDIPIMRGKGDSTIATDTYAWSIAAIGPEKLSELGLNPDKIMEFAETNCAVEVFYPRIGGGNVKIKGFDFAPQRHLARGGVVSSEWTAQMVISFRIMSEYYHKKDMAAKAKFYQEKADEYLSQLCNMIINSPSPSGQGEGCLPYASCDFVDTGHGWSTPKGKATGSVSGTAYTIFAYYHYNPLEIKE, from the coding sequence GTGGCAAAAAAGATATTATCCGCCGAACGCAGGCAATATATAAGGCTTGATTCGGTATTCCCCGTGCAATTCAGGCTGGTCAGTATCGACGGCCTGCAGTTCTTGTCCGACTGGATACAGGGTTTTACGCACAATATAAGCAAGGGTGGTATCCTTTTGGACTCGGGCAATCTCGACAGCCATGTCCGGGGGCTTTTAAAGACAGGCAATTATGCCGTGTTATTGCGCATACGTATGCCATTGAACCGCCCGGCAGTCGACGCGCAGGCCAGGATCGCCTGGGTCAAGGAAGACCCGGAAGACCGCCTGCGTTTTTTCATCGGATTGAGTTATGAAAAAATAAACCCGCTAGCCCAGGCAAAGATCATTCAATACGCGCGGGCCAAGAAGCTATTCCTGCCTTTTATACTGACTATAATATCCGTCCTGATCGCAGGTTTTGTTATTGGCGGATATGTAAATATGCAGTTGGTAAAAGGAAATAAGGCTTTGGTCCAGCAATTAGTCAATATCCTTCAGGAATCCAGTATAGCCAAGCAGAAAATAAAAGATATAAGCCGGGAAAAAGAAGATCTTCATCTGAAAATAGGGGCGCTGCAGCTACGGCTTCAGAACATTGATGAGGAAAAAGCCTTATTGGAGGAGAAGGCCAGGCAGGGCGAGCTTAAGGTTCAACAGGAGGAGGAAAGGGCCAGGCTCGAGGATGCGAAGAATAAGGACCGGCTCAAGGAGTTGAACGCGACAGTAGAGAAATTGGCCAAAGAAAAATCCGCGTTCCAGGAAGAATTGCTTGGCCTCCAGCATAAAGAAAATAAGGTTACCGAAGAACTTCTGCGCTTGGATGAACGCAAGGTAGTCCTGGAAAAAGCCAATTTCGACAAGATGTACCGCTGGCTTACTGTCCATCAGAATCAGCGTACCGGAATGGTGATGAGTTTCGAGGGAGACAATGAATTGGCTAACTGGGCGTTCATATACGACCAGTCCCTGGCCTTGCAGGCATATACTAATTTTTCCGATTTTGAGCGGTCTAATAAGCTCATGGATTTTTTCGTCAAAAAGGCTAAAAGGCAGGGGGGGATGTTTTATAACGCTTATTATGTAAGCGACGGCACTCCCGCTGAATATATCCTGCACTGCGGGCCGAATATCTGGCTGGGGATCGCGGTCCTGCAGTACGGGCATAAAACCGGGGACCCGAAATACCTGCATTTGGCCGAAGAGATTGCTCAGCCGATAATGGCCTTGCAGGCTGAAGATAAGGACGGGGGTATCCGCGGAGGGCCGGATGTAACTTGGTACGCCACCGAGCATAATCTTGACGGATACGCGTTCTTCAATATGCTTTATAAGGCGACCGGAAAGCAGGTTTATTTGGACGCCAGGGATAAAATGCTGAACTGGTTGATCCGGAATACCTATAACCAGCAGGATATCCCGATCATGCGCGGCAAAGGAGACTCTACTATTGCCACGGACACGTATGCCTGGTCTATAGCCGCCATAGGCCCGGAGAAATTAAGCGAATTAGGGTTGAATCCGGATAAAATAATGGAATTCGCCGAGACTAATTGCGCGGTAGAGGTTTTTTATCCCCGAATAGGCGGCGGGAATGTGAAAATAAAAGGATTCGATTTCGCCCCGCAACGGCATCTGGCCCGCGGAGGCGTAGTCTCCTCGGAATGGACCGCGCAGATGGTCATATCCTTCAGGATAATGAGTGAATATTACCATAAGAAGGATATGGCCGCCAAAGCCAAATTTTACCAGGAAAAAGCGGATGAATACCTGTCGCAGTTATGCAATATGATAATAAACAGCCCTTCGCCTTCAGGCCAGGGGGAGGGGTGTCTTCCTTATGCCAGTTGTGATTTTGTGGACACGGGCCACGGCTGGTCCACTCCTAAAGGCAAAGCCACAGGCTCCGTATCCGGGACCGCATATACGATATTCGCTTATTATCATTACAATCCCTTGGAAATCAAGGAATGA
- a CDS encoding DUF3858 domain-containing protein: protein MVEYMPPDINEDNPWLKFSVRYKYAGNIINLRQELELKENIISEEEYPAFKKSLEELSKKIKQRIILERIK, encoded by the coding sequence GTGGTAGAATATATGCCGCCGGATATAAATGAGGACAACCCTTGGCTTAAATTCAGCGTCCGCTATAAATATGCGGGGAATATAATTAATCTCCGCCAGGAACTGGAGTTGAAGGAGAATATTATATCTGAAGAAGAATATCCCGCTTTCAAGAAATCCCTGGAAGAGCTTTCCAAGAAGATCAAACAGCGGATAATCCTGGAAAGGATCAAATAA